Within Deltaproteobacteria bacterium, the genomic segment TGCTCACTGCCTTCGTGCTGACGCTGCTGGTTCTGCCCCGCAGCCTGCTTGCGGCCATCTGTTCGACGATGCCGAACAATCCTTGGGGTGCCAACACTGGCTGGTGGACCGCCGATTCGATCAGCGCCAGCAACGGCGGCACGATGACAACATGGGCCGACAGCAGCGGCAGCCTCAACACAGCGACCGTGGTCGGCCGCACGCCTCCGACCTACCAGACCGCCGTTATCAACGGTCTGCCGGTCGTGCGCTTTGATGTCCACGGTGGTGGCGCCTTTGACCTCGCGCTTCCGCGGTCGACGCAGACCTTTACGTTCATTGCGGTCGTGCGGCCCGCGGACCTGAGCCAGACCATGTCGATCCTTGCCGACTCCTACGACGGCCGCGACTTCAGCATCGCTCCGGGGGGAACGCAGTTACTGTCTCGAACATTCTTGCAAGGTCTCGGTTCGAGTGCCACGGCGATTGCCACCACGGCCTTTCATGTTGTGACCGTGACCTACGACGGAACCACCGTCAGATTCTACCTCGACGGTGCCGCTGACGGGATCAACACCAGCGTCCGAACCTTTTCGCATACCGAGACCGCTCATCTGGGATACGCCAACATCGCGACCTCGCATTTTTTCAGGGGGGACATTGCGCAAGCTGTCCAGTGGGACACGGTGCTATCTGACGCGGATCGGTGCGCGGCGATTGGCTGCCTTGGTTCGGAGTACGGCATCACGATCAACAGGGCTTCTTGCCCCGCGACGCCGACGCCGACGAACACCCCAACGGGCACGCTGACACCTTCAAACACGTCAACGCCAACGCCGACTCGAACCCCGACCGCTACTCCCCGGCCAACCTGGACCCAACCGCTCTACTTCTCTACGTTCAACCACGGCGACCCCAACGATCTCTACATCTACGAAACCACCGATGCGACGAACTTCACGCTGCCCGCGGGATGCTCTGCTCCAATCGCAAAGTTTCCCGGTCCGGGAGGCGTCGGTACGTCATTGAGTACGATCGCCGACTCGCTCATGCACTACAATGGCAAATACTGGGTCGCGTTCGAGTACAACTCCTTGCTTGCCTGCGAAAACGTCTTCGGAATTATGAACGCCAGCATCAGTCTGCGGACTGGGCCGGTTGGATCGCAAGTAACAGCGGAGCGGAGGGACCGGTCCTCTTGCGCGTCAGCCCTTCGAAGTGGCGAATCTTCCTCGACGTGACCTCGGGTCAGTCGTATTCCTATGGCGACAGTACGGATGGCTGGGCAACCTGGAGCAACAGTGGGGGCTTGACCCTCATTCACACCACTCCATTCATCCGTGCTGGGACCGGTTCGTTCATGGTGATCGCACCGACGACACGGTCAAGCAGGCATCCGAAACGATCGCTGAGGAACTCACGAAGCGACTAGTACGGGCGGCGGCGATGCATCAGCCGACCACTCTGTCTCCTCGTGGCCCGCGGTGATGACCAGAGTGGCACCCCGCGTTCTACGCAGATCGCAATCGCTAGTCCCACACCTTGTAGATTCGAAAGGTATCGGCCTCGGCCACTAGGCGATTGTGATTCCAGAACCTCACCACCGGCGGTGGATCGAGGTTCGACAGCACGGTGGTAAACTGATTGGCCTTCAACCAGGGGCCGAGTTCCGCTGGGTTTACATCCGCGATGCTCCCCCGCATCATCAACCCTCGTCGCCGGGCATAGTAGAGGAAGTCGGCCGACCAATCGCGTCCTTCGACGATCACCCGCTCGTCGGGCGTGGTTGCTTCCTGCAGAACCTTGCCGATTCGGTAAGCCGGGGCGCCCTCGTAGGTCAGACCGAAGGGCGCCGCCAAGATGCTGCCTTGGCCGTACAAAATCCGGAGCAACAGCAACGGAATGACCCAGCGGGCGATTTGGTTGTGTACGGACTCGACACACAACGCATAGAGACCGACCCCAACCAGGATTGCGGCCGTCGGCGAAATCGCCATCTGGTAGTAGGTGTGAAGGAAGTAGAGATTGAAGAAGGTTGCTTGCGTGAGGACCCCGCCGAGCAGCATCGTCAGCACAAAGCTGCGCCCAGTTCGCCCGCTGGTCATCGCCCAAACCAAGCCGAAGAGGGGAAACACCAC encodes:
- a CDS encoding LamG domain-containing protein, whose product is MTTRRLLLTAFVLTLLVLPRSLLAAICSTMPNNPWGANTGWWTADSISASNGGTMTTWADSSGSLNTATVVGRTPPTYQTAVINGLPVVRFDVHGGGAFDLALPRSTQTFTFIAVVRPADLSQTMSILADSYDGRDFSIAPGGTQLLSRTFLQGLGSSATAIATTAFHVVTVTYDGTTVRFYLDGAADGINTSVRTFSHTETAHLGYANIATSHFFRGDIAQAVQWDTVLSDADRCAAIGCLGSEYGITINRASCPATPTPTNTPTGTLTPSNTSTPTPTRTPTATPRPTWTQPLYFSTFNHGDPNDLYIYETTDATNFTLPAGCSAPIAKFPGPGGVGTSLSTIADSLMHYNGKYWVAFEYNSLLACENVFGIMNASISLRTGPVGSQVTAERRDRSSCASALRSGESSST